A window of the Helianthus annuus cultivar XRQ/B chromosome 4, HanXRQr2.0-SUNRISE, whole genome shotgun sequence genome harbors these coding sequences:
- the LOC110938093 gene encoding uncharacterized protein LOC110938093 isoform X1 — MEVSDEDYNLEFRSMKDDAWYTCAVVLDHGNDRLRVKLEGYSQSYFDEVFSIADFSSHCEIEQFVQRFRPFSNPVQDYECSRIVQGVIVCAAYRRHEEVRYFDAIVDAVRYKEHTAEECLCSYLLCWQHGPSEGNVTKATIEDVCLLSHGDINPKIVEFTNLMKQQLKGSSVRPQVFGSAGRCSHAGSPELSDHDIDMGGAKTTDRHHYIVLENLEKDLCPLLMMDFIQEHTSITAQTYVFPSLLLETNARGAIMVDSITKLKRIYDFINNPNHLITSFSGRPWVMAENILRSGTFNTNLLSLQPNYENWNTENVLKVVRVGTEESRKSKQLKDLYLKFRNHLNVLVQRLDTEEKKEPGAFSFCKL; from the exons ATGGAGGTTTCCGACGAAGACTACAATCTCGAATTCCGATCGATGAAAGATGACGCGTGGTACACCTGCGCCGTCGTTCTCGACCACGGCAACGACCGCCTCCGTGTGAAGCTCGAAGGCTACAGTCAAAGCTACTTCGACGAAGTTTTCTCCATCGCTGATTTCTCGTCTCACTGTGAAATCGAACAATTTGTTCAGAGATTCCGTCCGTTCTCCAACCCGGTCCAGGATTACGAGTGTTCCAGAATCGTTCAAGGCGTGATCGTCTGTGCAGCCTACAGACGCCACGAAGAAGTTCGATATTTTGACGCCATTGTTGATGCT GTGCGTTATAAAGAGCATACAGCCGAGGAGTGTTTATGTAGTTATTTACTATGCTGGCAGCATGGCCCTAGTGAGGGAAATGTAACAAAAGCAACTATTGAGGACGTTTGTCTTCTTTCGCATGGTGATATTAATCCTAAAATTGTTGAATTCACAAACCTTATGAAACAACAACTTAAAGGGTCCTCTGTTCGACCGCAG GTGTTTGGCAGTGCGGGACGTTGTTCTCATGCCGGATCCCCTGAGTTAAGTGATCATGACATAGATATGGGAGGTGCGAAAACAACCGATCGTCATCATTATATCGTGCTGGAAAACTTGGAGAAAGATCTATGTCCGTTGTTAATGATGGATTTTATACAAGAACATACGTCAATCACAGCACAAACGTATGTTTTTCCAAGTTTGTTGCTAGAAACAAATGCACGAGGAGCAATCATGGTAGATAGCATTACGAAGTTAAAGAGGATTTATGATTTTATAAACAATCCAAATCACTTAATTACATCTTTCTCTGGAAG GCCGTGGGTAATGGCTGAAAATATTCTTAGAAGTGGAACATTCAACACAAACCTGCTGAGCTTGCAGCCTAACTATGAG AACTGGAATACGGAGAATGTGCTGAAGGTTGTTCGCGTTGGAACAGAAGAATCCAGAAAATCTAAACAGCTAAAAGATTTATATTTGAAATTTCGCAATCATTTAAATGTGCTTGTGCAGAGGCTGGATACGGAGGAGAAGAAGGAACCAGGCGCGTTCAGTTTCTGCAAATTGTAA
- the LOC110938093 gene encoding uncharacterized protein LOC110938093 isoform X2: MEVSDEDYNLEFRSMKDDAWYTCAVVLDHGNDRLRVKLEGYSQSYFDEVFSIADFSSHCEIEQFVQRFRPFSNPVQDYECSRIVQGVIVCAAYRRHEEVRYFDAIVDAVFGSAGRCSHAGSPELSDHDIDMGGAKTTDRHHYIVLENLEKDLCPLLMMDFIQEHTSITAQTYVFPSLLLETNARGAIMVDSITKLKRIYDFINNPNHLITSFSGRPWVMAENILRSGTFNTNLLSLQPNYENWNTENVLKVVRVGTEESRKSKQLKDLYLKFRNHLNVLVQRLDTEEKKEPGAFSFCKL, translated from the exons ATGGAGGTTTCCGACGAAGACTACAATCTCGAATTCCGATCGATGAAAGATGACGCGTGGTACACCTGCGCCGTCGTTCTCGACCACGGCAACGACCGCCTCCGTGTGAAGCTCGAAGGCTACAGTCAAAGCTACTTCGACGAAGTTTTCTCCATCGCTGATTTCTCGTCTCACTGTGAAATCGAACAATTTGTTCAGAGATTCCGTCCGTTCTCCAACCCGGTCCAGGATTACGAGTGTTCCAGAATCGTTCAAGGCGTGATCGTCTGTGCAGCCTACAGACGCCACGAAGAAGTTCGATATTTTGACGCCATTGTTGATGCT GTGTTTGGCAGTGCGGGACGTTGTTCTCATGCCGGATCCCCTGAGTTAAGTGATCATGACATAGATATGGGAGGTGCGAAAACAACCGATCGTCATCATTATATCGTGCTGGAAAACTTGGAGAAAGATCTATGTCCGTTGTTAATGATGGATTTTATACAAGAACATACGTCAATCACAGCACAAACGTATGTTTTTCCAAGTTTGTTGCTAGAAACAAATGCACGAGGAGCAATCATGGTAGATAGCATTACGAAGTTAAAGAGGATTTATGATTTTATAAACAATCCAAATCACTTAATTACATCTTTCTCTGGAAG GCCGTGGGTAATGGCTGAAAATATTCTTAGAAGTGGAACATTCAACACAAACCTGCTGAGCTTGCAGCCTAACTATGAG AACTGGAATACGGAGAATGTGCTGAAGGTTGTTCGCGTTGGAACAGAAGAATCCAGAAAATCTAAACAGCTAAAAGATTTATATTTGAAATTTCGCAATCATTTAAATGTGCTTGTGCAGAGGCTGGATACGGAGGAGAAGAAGGAACCAGGCGCGTTCAGTTTCTGCAAATTGTAA